From Halorussus lipolyticus:
GGGAACTCGGTCGCCACGGTTTTGCCCGCCACGTCGGCGACCGACTGGATGTCGCCGTCCTCCGGGGCGGCCAGCACGAGTCTGCACCGACCGAATTCGAGGTCCAGCATCTCCTCGACGTTGCCGGGATTTGCCTCCCGAACTTGGTCCAGTCCGGTGATGCCCACGTCGGCCGCGCCGTCGCTGACGTACTCGGGAATGTCGGCGGCGCGAGCGAACAGCAGGGTCACCTCGGGGTCTACGGTGTCGGCGTAGAGTTTGCGGTCCGCGCCGTCTACGGCGTGGAGACCGGCGCTTTCGAGCAGTTCCATCGCCGGGTCGTGGAGTCGGCCCTTGTTCGGGACGGCGATTCTCATGATTGGATTGGGTTTCGCGTTCGTCGGGGAACTAGCTTTCGTCCTCCTGCGAGATTCGCCGATTCTCGGTTTTCGGTTCTGATGGAATGGTCCTCCGACCGCCGACCGGAGGGGCGACAGGAAGCTAGTTTCAGGCGTGAGCAAAGGAGTCTCCGCACCGCGACAGCCTCACACCGCCCCAGCCTCGTCGGCCGCCGCTGGCGGCCGACTCCCTCGCGCGGTTGGCCGCGCGCAGAACTGCGCGCGGCCAGCGCGCGCCGGGAACTCGGTGGACTTTTCCACCGAAAACGGCGGGCCGAACAGTCCATCTCCTCGGCGGACTGAAAGGGCGACCGCCGGAAGACAACCCACGTCTTCCGAAATCACGTTCGCTTCGCTCGCGGTTCCACCGCTCGCCAGTCACAGCGCGGAGCGCCGCCACCCCTCACGTGACCGCGAACCGCGCGAGGACTTTCGAGGACTCTGCTGTCGTCGGTGAACTGGTCGCTCCTGTTGCTGTCTCGATTCCACAACGCGCTCTCCTTCGGCGAACTCCGGACATTCCTAGCCGATTCCCGAACCACTTTCCTCCCCGACAGCTAACCATTCGACCATGCCCTACGTCTTCGAGTGCCTGTCGTGTGGCGCGAGCATCGACCCCGACCAGCGCCCGGCAGACTGCCCCGAGTGCGGCGGGACGCTCGAAGTCGCTCACGACGACCTCCCCGATTCGCTCCCCGACTCGGGCCGGACCGACCTCTGGCGCTACGCCGACTGGCTTCCGACCGCGGGCCTCGAACTCGGGACAGAAGGTGCGCCGCCCTCCTCGATGGGTGAGGGTGGGACCCCGCTGGTCAAGGCCCCGCATCTCTCGGAGACCACTGCCGCCGGATTCGACGCCGAGGGTCCCGAACTCTATCTGAAGAACGAGACCACCAACCCCACGTGGTCGTGGAAGGACCGCCTCGCGTCGGTGGTCGTCCCCCACGCCGTCGCTGGTGGTGCGGACCGAATTGCGACCTCCTCGACCGGCAACCACGCCAGCGCAATCGCGGCCTACGCCTCGCGGGCCGGAATCGAGCGCGTCCTCGGCTTCCTCTCGCCGTCCAGCGAACCGCCCCACCACCGACAGATTCGGGCCTACGGGGCCGAAGCCATCCGACTCACCGACTACGGCGAGCGCAAGCGACTCCTCCGCCAACTCGCCGACTCGGGGTGGTTCGTCGCCTACAACCTCGCCGACCGCTTCACCGGCCAGCCCTACGTCTACGAGGGCTACAAGACCATCGCCTACGAAATCGTCGAAAAGCTACGCGAGGTGCCGGGAGCCAGTGAGGTCCCGGATGCGGTCGTCGTTCCCGTGGGCGCAGGCGATGGTTTATATGGTATCTGGAAAGGCTTCCGGGAACTCTCGGCCAACGGCATCGTCGCGGACAAACCCCGGATGATAAGCGCCGAGAGCGACGAGCGCCACCCCCTCGCCGCCGCGTTCGACGCCGACGCCGAATCCGTCGGCCGGGACGACGGCCCGGAACCACTCAGCACCTCCACGATGGGGGCGACCTCAGGCGACCACGCCCTCGCCGCGGTCCGGGCCTCCGGCGGCGCGGCCTACGCCGCGTCCCGCGAATCGGTCGAGGACGCCATCCGGGCGGTGGGTCGAGACGGTGTGTTCCTCGAACCGGCCTCGGCGCTCGCGTCCGCCGTGGTCTCGCAGGCAGTCGAGGAGGGCCTCCTCGGCCCGGACGACACCGTGGTCGCGGTCGGAACCGGCGCGGGGGTCGCGTGGCCCGAGAAGACCGCGGGCGCGGTCGGGGAGTCGCCGACCGTCGAACCCGAACTGGACGCAATCGGCGAGGCGGTCCCGTTCGACGTGGATTCGACGTAGCACGAAGCCGGAGGTTTCACGCTCCCCGAGTGTGAATCACGGCACATGACGAAAGTCCGAATCGCGGGCGGGCAGGTCCTCCGTCCCGACGAGACCGTCGAGGAGGCCGACGTACTGGTCGATTCCGAGTCCGGAGACATCGTGGCGGTGGGCGACCCCGACGAGGTACCCGAGGGCGACGAGACCTTAGACGCCGAGGACTCGCTGGTGATGCCGGGGCTGGTCAACGCCCACACCCACGTCGCCATGACGCTCCTGCGGGGCTACGCCGACGACAAGCAGTTGGACGCGTGGCTTCAGGAGGACATCTGGCCGGTCGAGGCCGAACTCACCGCAGAGGACGTGCGCGCCGGGACCGAACTCGGCCTGCTGGAGATGATTCGGTCGGGCACGACCGGATTCGCCGACATGTACTTCCACGTGCCCGAAATCGTGGATGCGGTCGAGGACGCTGGTCTGCGAGCGCGAGTCGGCCACGGCGTCGTCACGGTCGCCAAGGACGAGGAGGGCGCGCGGGAGGACCTCGACACCAGCATCGAAGTCGCCCGCGAGTTCGACGGCGCGGCCGACGGCCGAGTCACGACCGCGTTCATGCCCCACAGCCTCACCACGGTCGGCGACGAGTACCTTCGGGAGTAC
This genomic window contains:
- a CDS encoding threonine synthase, yielding MPYVFECLSCGASIDPDQRPADCPECGGTLEVAHDDLPDSLPDSGRTDLWRYADWLPTAGLELGTEGAPPSSMGEGGTPLVKAPHLSETTAAGFDAEGPELYLKNETTNPTWSWKDRLASVVVPHAVAGGADRIATSSTGNHASAIAAYASRAGIERVLGFLSPSSEPPHHRQIRAYGAEAIRLTDYGERKRLLRQLADSGWFVAYNLADRFTGQPYVYEGYKTIAYEIVEKLREVPGASEVPDAVVVPVGAGDGLYGIWKGFRELSANGIVADKPRMISAESDERHPLAAAFDADAESVGRDDGPEPLSTSTMGATSGDHALAAVRASGGAAYAASRESVEDAIRAVGRDGVFLEPASALASAVVSQAVEEGLLGPDDTVVAVGTGAGVAWPEKTAGAVGESPTVEPELDAIGEAVPFDVDST